A stretch of Deinococcus sedimenti DNA encodes these proteins:
- the tgt gene encoding tRNA guanosine(34) transglycosylase Tgt, protein MFEFDIQHRDGRARIAQFHTPRGTVTTPMFMPVGTQGTVKGISPQELTDIGSQMILGNTYHLMLRPGEALVAAHGGLPGFTAYPGPFLTDSGGFQVMSLGHMRKITEEGVIFKSHLDGSLVNLTPERSIQVQEALGADVIMAFDECPPYPTEREYILRSLERTERWLARCLTVKSKPEQALFAIVQGGVHEDLRQRSLDLTLPYETPGFALGGLAVGEPKEEMYPAVAFTAERLPENKPRYLMGVGHPEDLVAGVALGVDMFDCVYPTRTGRFGYALTDQGRLNMNSSAPRTSMEPLDSACDCYACRHYTRAYLAHLIRAEEMLGPRMLSLHNLRYLHRLMERARAAIAEGHYFSWAASWAASYFHQGVPEWFQLALDLGSSGHAENVNPRVDDE, encoded by the coding sequence ATGTTCGAGTTCGATATTCAGCACCGGGATGGCCGGGCGCGCATCGCGCAGTTTCACACGCCGCGCGGCACCGTCACAACCCCAATGTTCATGCCAGTTGGTACGCAAGGCACCGTGAAGGGCATCAGCCCGCAGGAACTGACTGACATCGGGTCACAGATGATCCTCGGCAATACCTATCACCTCATGCTCCGCCCAGGGGAAGCTCTGGTGGCTGCACATGGCGGGCTCCCGGGCTTCACCGCCTATCCTGGCCCCTTCCTGACCGATTCTGGAGGTTTCCAAGTCATGAGTCTGGGGCACATGCGCAAGATCACCGAGGAAGGCGTGATATTCAAGAGCCACTTGGACGGCAGCCTGGTGAACCTCACGCCTGAGCGGAGCATTCAGGTGCAGGAGGCGCTGGGGGCGGACGTCATCATGGCATTCGATGAGTGCCCGCCGTATCCGACCGAGCGGGAGTACATCCTGCGTAGCCTGGAACGGACCGAGCGCTGGCTGGCGCGTTGCCTGACAGTGAAATCAAAACCCGAGCAGGCGCTGTTCGCGATCGTGCAGGGGGGCGTGCATGAGGATCTGCGGCAGCGCAGCCTTGACCTGACCCTGCCCTATGAGACTCCCGGTTTCGCCCTGGGTGGGCTCGCCGTCGGCGAGCCGAAAGAAGAGATGTACCCGGCGGTGGCCTTCACTGCCGAGCGTCTGCCCGAGAATAAGCCCCGGTACCTGATGGGTGTCGGTCACCCAGAGGATCTGGTGGCGGGCGTGGCCCTCGGTGTCGATATGTTCGACTGCGTCTATCCGACCCGAACGGGCCGCTTCGGCTACGCCCTGACCGATCAGGGACGCCTGAACATGAATTCCAGTGCTCCACGGACATCCATGGAGCCGCTGGACTCGGCATGCGATTGTTACGCCTGTCGGCACTACACGCGGGCCTACCTCGCGCACCTGATCAGAGCTGAGGAGATGCTGGGGCCGCGCATGCTGTCCCTGCACAATCTACGTTACCTCCACCGTCTGATGGAGCGGGCGCGGGCGGCTATCGCAGAAGGGCATTACTTCTCCTGGGCGGCCTCCTGGGCTGCGAGCTATTTCCATCAGGGGGTGCCAGAGTGGTTCCAGCTGGCACTGGACCTTGGATCATCCGGGCATGCCGAAAACGTCAATCCTCGTGTTGATGACGAATAA